From Spirosoma aerolatum, one genomic window encodes:
- a CDS encoding response regulator: MMKILVVDDEVDVKDLFEQRFRREIRNHEFELDFANSGEEALSYLNGHSSEVILILSDINMPGMSGFELLRHIRQDFNTPPPPVVMMITAYGDPNSQEEALSLGANDFLTKPLDFALLKQKLRELA; this comes from the coding sequence ATGATGAAAATTTTAGTTGTTGATGACGAGGTTGATGTAAAAGATCTTTTTGAACAGCGATTCCGGCGCGAAATCCGTAATCACGAATTCGAACTGGATTTTGCAAACTCTGGCGAAGAAGCGTTAAGCTATCTGAATGGACACTCGTCGGAAGTTATACTGATCTTATCCGACATCAATATGCCGGGCATGAGTGGTTTCGAACTCTTACGGCATATTCGGCAAGATTTCAATACTCCTCCTCCCCCCGTTGTGATGATGATCACAGCCTATGGCGACCCCAATTCGCAAGAGGAAGCCCTTTCGCTGGGGGCCAATGACTTTCTCACAAAACCTCTTGATTTCGCACTTCTGAAACAAAAACTTCGTGAGTTGGCATGA
- a CDS encoding M28 family metallopeptidase, whose translation MRTTTLASFLLLTFFFSPFVNAQTAIINRDQQIADLVAQISADSLRAHINGLVSFGTRHTLSVPTDASAQVSKKGLGAARQWILGKFNQYAKQSNGRLTATLDTWTLQPDGRRVDKPANMGNVMATLKGTDPNDNRIFIVQGHMDSRVTNVMNRESDAPGANDDGSGTAAVIELCRVMSKSSFPATVIFVTLTGEEQGLLGAEHLSERAVKENWNVEAVLNNDIMGSNNSSDTRIIDNTRLRVFSEGLPSSLLKDTTGRIGQIQRFGNENDGKARTLARYLKEIGERYVENLEVVMVYRNDRYLRGGDHTPYVQRGFAAVRITEMNENYEHQHQDLRTENGVEYGDYQKFMDFEYLRKNTAVNLATLANLAKAPAVPQKVTVDVRNLTNATVLYWQAPQAGKVKGYYVLMRETYWPFWQKKFFTTKLGMTLPFSKDNYYFAVQAVSEDGNESLPVIPVPNLR comes from the coding sequence ATGCGCACGACTACCTTAGCGTCCTTCCTCCTTCTCACGTTTTTTTTCTCCCCATTTGTCAATGCTCAAACTGCCATCATTAACCGTGATCAGCAAATCGCTGATCTGGTAGCCCAAATTTCGGCCGACAGTTTACGGGCACATATCAACGGTCTGGTCAGCTTTGGTACCCGTCATACACTCAGTGTACCGACCGATGCTTCCGCTCAGGTTAGCAAAAAAGGACTCGGTGCTGCCCGGCAATGGATTCTGGGCAAATTCAACCAATACGCCAAACAGTCGAACGGGCGCCTGACCGCCACCCTCGATACGTGGACGCTCCAGCCCGACGGTCGCCGGGTCGACAAACCCGCCAATATGGGGAATGTGATGGCAACCCTCAAAGGTACCGACCCCAACGACAACCGGATTTTTATTGTTCAGGGGCACATGGACAGCCGTGTTACCAACGTCATGAACCGTGAATCGGACGCACCGGGCGCCAATGACGATGGGTCTGGAACGGCTGCCGTTATTGAATTGTGCCGGGTTATGAGCAAATCATCCTTTCCGGCTACGGTCATCTTCGTCACCCTGACCGGCGAAGAACAGGGCTTGCTGGGCGCTGAACACCTCTCCGAACGTGCAGTTAAAGAAAACTGGAATGTAGAAGCTGTGCTAAACAACGATATTATGGGTAGCAATAACAGCAGCGATACCCGCATCATCGACAATACCCGATTGCGTGTGTTTAGCGAAGGGTTACCATCGAGTCTGCTGAAAGATACAACAGGCCGCATCGGACAAATTCAGCGGTTTGGCAACGAAAACGACGGAAAGGCGCGTACCCTGGCCCGTTACCTGAAAGAAATTGGCGAACGCTACGTCGAAAATCTGGAAGTGGTCATGGTTTACCGGAATGATCGGTACCTGCGTGGTGGCGACCATACGCCCTATGTTCAACGCGGTTTTGCGGCTGTTCGAATTACCGAAATGAACGAGAACTACGAGCATCAGCATCAGGATTTGCGCACCGAAAATGGGGTTGAATACGGTGATTATCAGAAATTTATGGATTTTGAGTACCTGCGTAAAAACACAGCGGTTAACCTGGCAACGCTGGCGAATCTGGCCAAAGCACCCGCTGTCCCCCAAAAGGTAACGGTTGATGTTCGCAACCTGACTAATGCTACCGTACTCTATTGGCAGGCTCCGCAAGCGGGCAAAGTAAAAGGGTATTATGTGCTGATGCGGGAAACGTACTGGCCGTTCTGGCAGAAGAAATTCTTCACCACCAAACTCGGCATGACGCTCCCCTTCTCGAAGGATAACTATTATTTCGCGGTGCAGGCCGTGAGCGAAGATGGTAACGAAAGTCTGCCTGTAATACCGGTCCCGAATCTGCGGTAA
- a CDS encoding response regulator transcription factor yields MSVIKPALLYPERIIYLAGANNYSWICFQDGEKKLLAKPISYLEDKLPNFIRVHKTALINPAFVQSLQEPPHRKMSGKVQLNSGDVFPVSRRRWQQVVDALQSRTTALATTELIQQPTLATTESPTIASAPAQRVQSILLISQDKEMVTSVEHVVQKKWPGYLCQTSANSVILPDILGQLPVNEHPALLLLDARTITLERLNTLQRLKNNKLLGRIPVILLTSATDQAIVNGYQYKANSVVAIPPGTGFIDAIFERVLQYWLRIVTLPSMAIN; encoded by the coding sequence ATGAGTGTAATCAAACCTGCCCTATTGTATCCTGAGCGCATTATTTACCTTGCTGGCGCTAATAATTATAGCTGGATTTGTTTTCAGGATGGAGAGAAAAAGCTGCTTGCCAAACCAATCAGTTACCTGGAAGATAAACTGCCCAATTTTATACGGGTACACAAAACAGCGTTAATAAACCCTGCTTTTGTCCAGAGTTTGCAGGAGCCTCCGCACCGGAAAATGTCGGGCAAAGTACAGTTGAATAGTGGCGATGTATTTCCGGTTAGCCGTCGTCGGTGGCAACAGGTTGTTGATGCGTTACAGAGCCGCACAACCGCGTTGGCTACTACCGAACTTATCCAGCAGCCTACACTGGCAACGACCGAGTCGCCTACGATTGCTTCGGCACCAGCACAGCGGGTGCAATCTATTCTGCTGATTTCGCAGGACAAGGAAATGGTGACGTCGGTAGAGCACGTTGTTCAGAAGAAGTGGCCCGGTTACTTATGCCAAACCAGTGCCAACAGTGTTATACTGCCCGATATCTTGGGCCAGCTGCCCGTAAATGAGCATCCTGCCTTATTACTGCTCGATGCCCGAACCATTACCCTGGAGCGGTTGAATACCCTTCAACGGTTGAAGAATAATAAATTGCTTGGGCGAATTCCGGTGATACTGTTAACCTCGGCAACCGATCAGGCTATTGTGAACGGCTACCAGTATAAGGCAAACTCAGTGGTGGCCATACCACCCGGTACGGGTTTCATCGACGCTATTTTTGAACGAGTATTGCAATATTGGCTACGTATTGTTACACTGCCGAGTATGGCGATCAATTAA
- a CDS encoding Ig-like domain-containing protein, which translates to MERNKLFFLPTYSGMFSKAIASALLCILTMWIVGHAKASTTRFLQVPASSTDSLGFTLTSCVQNFSVLSSFSAVGSGQIDPTTLAIVNQPTTGKASINVDGTLRFQRTTAASGTATFTISAASTLTDTTTQRFLTTAGLTVSNNLACEPMPLATFCPIVNRNNITSTNLFDFAHLEQTVLLGETTLKANLSGMGKPGDLAGFMISNPTLTSTTAFPTYTINTYLSTDPAPTIRDTKTFTNLSDIQLLSNGLQELSFPVTQTFDQLELVITSTDSLLLANDIYYGFSKPATTTLQKVVTIHFNADCSCAGSGCLPLQVIVIRYR; encoded by the coding sequence ATGGAACGGAATAAATTATTCTTTTTGCCTACTTACTCAGGTATGTTCAGTAAGGCTATTGCCTCAGCACTACTCTGTATATTAACCATGTGGATAGTTGGTCATGCTAAAGCATCCACAACACGGTTTCTTCAAGTACCAGCTTCTTCAACCGACAGCCTGGGTTTTACGCTTACTTCGTGTGTACAGAATTTCAGCGTATTATCGTCTTTCTCAGCGGTTGGCTCAGGGCAGATTGACCCAACGACGCTTGCAATTGTCAACCAGCCTACTACCGGAAAAGCGAGTATCAATGTCGATGGAACTCTTCGTTTTCAGCGAACAACCGCAGCTTCGGGGACGGCTACGTTTACGATCTCGGCGGCATCAACCCTTACCGATACAACGACACAGCGATTTTTAACGACTGCCGGGCTCACCGTCAGTAATAATCTGGCTTGTGAACCCATGCCGCTGGCTACCTTTTGCCCGATTGTAAACCGTAACAATATTACCTCAACCAACCTGTTCGATTTCGCTCACCTCGAGCAGACCGTACTTTTAGGCGAAACAACCCTGAAAGCCAACCTCAGCGGAATGGGAAAACCGGGCGATCTGGCCGGATTTATGATCAGCAACCCAACGCTAACATCGACCACCGCTTTCCCAACCTACACCATCAATACGTATTTGAGTACCGACCCTGCGCCTACCATTCGGGATACAAAAACATTTACGAACCTGTCGGATATCCAGCTCTTATCCAATGGGTTGCAGGAATTGAGCTTCCCGGTAACTCAGACGTTCGACCAGCTCGAACTGGTCATTACCTCTACCGATAGCCTGCTACTCGCCAACGACATTTACTATGGGTTCAGCAAGCCAGCCACAACAACGCTTCAAAAAGTCGTAACCATTCACTTCAATGCCGACTGTAGTTGTGCCGGATCAGGTTGCCTTCCGCTTCAGGTCATTGTTATTCGCTATCGATAA
- a CDS encoding ribonuclease HII, translating into MLRSYYNANALEAGLDEVGRGCLAGPVVAAAVILPKEYTHPILNDSKQLSRSQREALRLDIERDALAWAIAEVSPQDIDQINILKASFLAMHRAIDALKIRPEHLLVDGNRFVPYPLIPHTCLIKGDAHFLSIAAASVLAKTYRDDLMEKLGIEFPAYGWAKNVGYPTPMHREAIRQFGPTKHHRMSFRLI; encoded by the coding sequence TTGTTACGCTCTTACTATAACGCCAATGCCCTTGAAGCAGGGTTAGATGAGGTGGGCCGAGGCTGTCTGGCCGGGCCGGTTGTGGCGGCTGCGGTTATTCTGCCCAAAGAATACACGCATCCCATCCTGAACGATTCGAAACAACTGTCTCGCTCCCAACGCGAAGCCCTGCGTTTGGATATTGAGCGGGATGCACTGGCCTGGGCCATTGCGGAAGTCTCGCCCCAAGATATTGACCAGATCAACATCCTGAAAGCGAGCTTTTTAGCCATGCACCGCGCTATTGATGCCCTGAAAATCCGTCCGGAACATCTCTTGGTCGACGGCAATCGATTTGTACCATATCCCCTGATCCCGCACACGTGCCTGATCAAAGGAGATGCCCATTTTCTGTCGATTGCGGCTGCTTCGGTTCTGGCAAAAACCTACCGGGACGATTTGATGGAAAAACTGGGTATCGAATTTCCTGCCTACGGATGGGCTAAAAATGTAGGCTATCCTACCCCTATGCACCGCGAAGCCATCCGGCAATTCGGCCCCACCAAACACCACCGAATGAGTTTTCGGCTAATATAA
- a CDS encoding S9 family peptidase, whose protein sequence is MTTYSLLIGSLCLLSLAGSAQTPGKKRPISPKDMYRLQTVSDPQVSPDGKWISYGLSTVDTTKDKRNSDLWMVSWDSKETVQLTNSPDGESRARFSPDGKYLSFVSARQGATKAQIWLMDRRGGEAKKLTDLKTDLEDYEWSPDGKKIAFVLRDPDYADSAKTKVRKPYVLDRYHFKADIKGYLERSPVHLYVFDLATKKLDTLTKGAYDETSPVWSPDGQYLAFVSNRTEDPDRNENTDIYVIAAQKGAQMKQLTTWTGSDNNPAWSPDGKRIAYLRSTSSSNFIMYDQPILCVIGRDGGEPTLLSKSLDRPVRTPVWAKDGQSIGVIVQDDRQAYIGQYTLDGKFSKVTSGNRVFSNLSASIAGNWVALVNEPQVPGEVYAIESGNTRRLTHVHDAFLEPLELATVEGFTSKSKDGMQVSNVLYRPANTPAGKKLPTIFYIHGGPVSQDEFSFDLTRQLLAAGGYAVVAVNYRGSNGRGIDFTKAIYADWGNKEVQDILGAADYLVEKGIADPDRLGIGGWSYGGILTNYTIATDTRFKAAASGAGSSLQLSMYGIDQYTNQYENELGAPWKNPEKWLKLSYPFLKADRIKTPTLFMAGEKDFNVPAAGSEQMFQALRSLGIPTQLIIYPGQFHGITVPSYQKDRVDRYLQWFDKYLKPKNL, encoded by the coding sequence ATGACAACCTATTCGCTTCTTATTGGCTCACTCTGTCTGCTAAGTTTGGCAGGCTCAGCGCAAACTCCGGGCAAAAAACGTCCGATTTCGCCCAAAGATATGTACCGACTACAAACCGTCAGCGATCCACAGGTGTCGCCCGATGGCAAGTGGATCAGCTATGGGCTATCTACCGTCGACACAACGAAAGACAAGCGCAACTCGGACTTGTGGATGGTTAGTTGGGATAGTAAAGAAACGGTTCAGCTTACCAACAGTCCCGACGGGGAATCAAGGGCCCGGTTCAGCCCCGACGGAAAATACCTTTCGTTTGTATCGGCCCGGCAGGGTGCTACCAAAGCGCAGATCTGGCTGATGGATCGGCGCGGTGGCGAAGCGAAAAAATTAACCGATCTGAAAACCGATCTGGAAGATTACGAGTGGTCGCCGGATGGTAAAAAGATCGCCTTTGTACTGCGCGACCCCGATTATGCTGACTCGGCCAAAACCAAAGTTCGGAAGCCTTATGTACTGGATCGTTACCACTTCAAGGCCGACATCAAAGGGTATCTGGAACGCAGCCCGGTTCATTTGTACGTATTCGATCTGGCCACCAAAAAGCTGGATACGCTGACTAAGGGCGCCTATGATGAAACCTCACCCGTATGGTCGCCGGATGGGCAATACTTGGCGTTCGTCAGCAATCGAACCGAAGACCCCGATCGGAACGAGAATACCGACATTTACGTCATAGCGGCTCAGAAAGGTGCCCAGATGAAACAACTGACGACCTGGACAGGCTCGGATAATAATCCCGCCTGGAGCCCCGATGGCAAACGCATCGCCTATTTGCGCTCTACTTCGTCGAGCAATTTCATCATGTACGATCAGCCGATTCTGTGCGTTATCGGCCGCGATGGTGGTGAACCTACCTTATTGTCCAAATCGCTGGACCGTCCGGTACGAACGCCCGTCTGGGCCAAGGATGGCCAAAGTATTGGTGTCATCGTGCAGGACGACCGCCAGGCCTATATTGGTCAGTACACACTCGATGGTAAATTCAGTAAAGTAACCAGTGGCAACCGCGTATTCAGCAACCTCAGTGCCAGCATCGCCGGAAACTGGGTAGCACTCGTCAACGAACCGCAAGTACCCGGTGAAGTATACGCCATCGAATCGGGCAATACCCGTCGGCTTACTCATGTACATGATGCTTTTCTGGAGCCGCTCGAACTGGCAACGGTAGAAGGGTTTACCTCGAAAAGCAAAGACGGTATGCAGGTATCGAACGTACTGTATCGACCCGCTAACACGCCTGCCGGAAAAAAGCTACCAACCATCTTCTACATTCACGGAGGCCCCGTATCGCAGGATGAATTTTCATTTGACCTGACCCGTCAGCTTCTGGCTGCCGGTGGCTATGCCGTGGTTGCCGTTAATTATCGGGGAAGTAACGGCCGTGGAATCGACTTCACCAAAGCCATCTATGCCGACTGGGGCAATAAAGAAGTGCAGGATATTCTGGGCGCGGCAGATTACCTGGTTGAAAAAGGCATTGCCGATCCCGACCGGTTAGGTATTGGCGGCTGGAGTTACGGTGGTATTCTAACCAACTATACAATTGCTACCGACACCCGGTTCAAAGCAGCCGCCAGCGGTGCCGGAAGTTCGCTGCAACTGAGCATGTACGGGATCGACCAATACACCAATCAATACGAAAACGAACTGGGCGCTCCCTGGAAAAACCCCGAAAAATGGCTGAAGCTGTCGTATCCATTCCTAAAAGCTGATCGGATCAAAACCCCAACGCTGTTTATGGCCGGAGAGAAGGATTTTAACGTACCCGCAGCTGGTAGTGAGCAAATGTTTCAGGCACTCCGCTCGCTGGGCATTCCAACGCAGCTCATTATTTATCCCGGCCAGTTTCACGGCATCACAGTTCCCAGTTATCAGAAAGATCGGGTTGATCGGTATTTACAGTGGTTCGATAAGTATTTAAAACCCAAAAACCTTTAA
- a CDS encoding alpha/beta hydrolase family protein — protein MYNLFTVIVLFLIHFAALAQTSPTSLTNSSATDLSERVRMLEENTRFSDQSLTKSIDDLLWYQKLGDMAIIDKIRYTSKPPHVVRNPTGQGANNPVIIPAYTFAPKKFASAKKLPLVVFVHDGVHGDFSTLYVHIVRELLDQGYLIIAPEYRGSIGYGGAFYNQIDYGDYENDDVLAGKRWATENMPQVDPDRIGIIGWSHGGMITLMNIFDHPDDYKVAYAGVPVTDIIARLGYKPANYRAIFSAATHIGKDPSDNVAEYRRRSPVWNAQKLKTPLLIHTNTNDEDVNVLEVESLINALKAHEKKFDYKIYQDAPGGHSFNRLDTKLARESREEIYRFLARHLTPPSPSK, from the coding sequence ATGTACAACCTCTTTACCGTAATCGTTTTATTTCTCATCCATTTTGCCGCGCTGGCACAGACATCCCCAACTAGTCTGACCAACTCATCCGCCACCGATTTGTCTGAGCGCGTTCGTATGCTCGAAGAAAATACCCGTTTTTCCGACCAGAGCCTCACGAAAAGCATTGACGATTTGCTCTGGTATCAGAAGCTCGGCGATATGGCAATCATTGATAAGATTCGATATACCAGCAAACCTCCCCATGTGGTACGTAATCCAACAGGTCAGGGAGCCAATAACCCGGTCATTATTCCGGCCTACACCTTTGCGCCCAAGAAGTTTGCTTCTGCCAAGAAACTACCGTTAGTGGTCTTTGTACATGACGGGGTTCATGGTGATTTTAGTACGCTTTATGTGCACATCGTACGCGAATTGCTCGATCAGGGCTATCTGATTATTGCACCCGAATATAGGGGTAGCATCGGGTATGGCGGTGCATTCTACAACCAGATTGATTACGGCGATTACGAAAATGACGATGTACTGGCGGGTAAACGCTGGGCTACCGAAAATATGCCCCAGGTAGATCCCGACCGTATCGGTATTATAGGCTGGAGTCACGGTGGCATGATCACCCTGATGAATATTTTTGACCATCCCGACGATTATAAAGTTGCCTATGCCGGGGTGCCTGTCACCGACATTATTGCGCGTTTGGGGTATAAGCCTGCCAACTACCGGGCTATTTTTTCGGCCGCGACCCATATCGGTAAAGACCCATCCGACAATGTAGCCGAGTACCGTCGTCGGTCGCCTGTCTGGAATGCACAAAAGCTAAAGACGCCCTTACTGATTCATACCAATACCAACGACGAAGACGTAAACGTACTGGAAGTAGAATCGTTGATTAATGCGCTAAAAGCGCATGAGAAAAAATTCGACTATAAAATTTATCAGGATGCACCCGGTGGTCACAGCTTCAATCGGCTCGACACGAAACTAGCCCGCGAATCGCGTGAGGAAATTTACCGTTTTCTGGCCCGTCACTTAACCCCACCAAGCCCTTCGAAATAA
- a CDS encoding adenylate/guanylate cyclase domain-containing protein has translation MKAKILVVDDETDLELLIKQKFRRQIREKQYEFIFAHDGVEALQTLAQEPDTDMVLTDINMPGMDGLTLLVKLHETNPMLKAVIVSAYGDMDNIRTAMNRGAFDFVTKPVNFEDLEVTMQKTMEYVAQIRQTLQAIKENNILRMYVDESVLTFMNRPEFETALSASETVVATVLFIDICGFTAISERESPDTVVKMVNRYFDVMVKEIIAQGGLVDKFMGDAIMAVFRGEYHLDRAIEAALAVRTQIAKIEENLLSHPGYHPEVSIGINSGEMVSGNIGSTTLRRLDYTVIGDAVNTAQRLQSVARPGQIVIVESAQQQIAESFSCERIGEVSLKNKAEPVVIYNVLG, from the coding sequence ATGAAGGCTAAAATATTAGTAGTTGACGACGAAACTGATCTTGAGTTACTCATAAAACAGAAATTTCGACGGCAGATCCGGGAAAAACAATATGAGTTTATATTCGCCCACGACGGTGTAGAAGCCCTGCAAACGCTGGCTCAGGAACCCGATACAGATATGGTTCTGACCGACATCAACATGCCGGGTATGGATGGGCTCACACTACTCGTCAAGCTCCACGAAACCAATCCCATGCTGAAGGCCGTCATCGTGTCGGCTTATGGCGATATGGATAACATTCGAACGGCTATGAACCGGGGTGCCTTCGATTTTGTGACCAAGCCCGTCAATTTTGAAGACCTGGAAGTGACCATGCAGAAAACCATGGAGTATGTAGCCCAGATCCGGCAAACACTCCAGGCTATCAAGGAAAACAATATCCTACGAATGTATGTCGACGAATCGGTGCTGACGTTTATGAACCGCCCCGAATTCGAGACGGCGCTGTCGGCCAGTGAGACCGTGGTGGCGACCGTTTTATTTATCGATATCTGTGGTTTTACAGCTATTTCGGAACGCGAATCGCCCGACACCGTTGTGAAAATGGTGAATCGCTATTTCGACGTGATGGTCAAGGAAATTATCGCGCAGGGCGGTCTTGTCGATAAATTTATGGGCGATGCAATAATGGCTGTTTTCCGGGGCGAGTACCATCTCGACCGGGCTATTGAAGCGGCCCTGGCCGTACGGACCCAAATCGCCAAGATTGAAGAAAATTTATTAAGTCATCCGGGCTACCATCCTGAAGTATCGATCGGGATCAACAGTGGCGAAATGGTATCCGGTAACATTGGTTCGACCACTCTCCGCCGGTTAGATTATACAGTGATCGGTGATGCTGTCAACACGGCTCAGCGGCTCCAGTCAGTTGCCCGACCGGGGCAAATCGTCATTGTCGAGTCGGCCCAGCAGCAGATCGCTGAATCGTTTTCCTGCGAGCGAATTGGTGAAGTAAGTTTGAAAAATAAGGCAGAGCCAGTAGTTATTTACAATGTTTTGGGCTAA
- a CDS encoding response regulator yields MLPTTFYEQIRSNFKEPKLLIIENSADQGGVIARAMQQCLPEVTLVYVNQSEQALHLLREWSTQEWELPKLILQDLFLPTREDGWNLLRQIKTLPAACNRIPVVILSSSSQRTDVEEAYQRGIASYLVKPADSRGWLRYFMALRSYWWETVTLPPVQFSV; encoded by the coding sequence ATGTTGCCTACAACGTTTTACGAACAAATTCGCTCAAATTTTAAGGAGCCTAAGTTATTGATCATTGAAAACAGTGCTGATCAGGGTGGTGTGATTGCCAGAGCCATGCAGCAATGCCTACCCGAAGTTACGCTGGTTTATGTGAACCAGTCTGAGCAGGCGCTCCACTTGCTTCGGGAGTGGAGTACACAGGAATGGGAATTGCCTAAATTGATCTTACAGGATTTGTTTTTACCTACTCGCGAAGATGGCTGGAATTTACTCCGGCAGATAAAAACCTTACCGGCTGCCTGTAATCGTATACCTGTAGTGATTCTTAGTTCATCCAGTCAGCGTACAGACGTTGAAGAAGCATACCAGCGCGGCATAGCTTCCTACCTCGTCAAACCAGCCGATTCGCGGGGCTGGCTTCGGTACTTTATGGCTCTACGCTCATACTGGTGGGAAACCGTTACGCTACCGCCTGTTCAGTTTTCAGTCTGA
- a CDS encoding nuclear transport factor 2 family protein: protein MKALVITLMLIMSQFKTQQAVSTKHPNANTMETQSIQVVQEFLTAVQQGNQAKLAAIIHPNIQWNQPGTNRFSGTKKSSAEVFQMVGGMFQATDNSLALTDIKTLTANGNSVACLIHWKAVQPNGGVLDVDNIDVYTVENGKIVQATVYSADIAQEDNFWLK, encoded by the coding sequence ATGAAAGCACTTGTCATTACCCTTATGCTCATCATGAGCCAGTTCAAAACCCAACAGGCAGTCAGCACAAAACACCCTAACGCAAACACTATGGAAACGCAATCAATTCAGGTTGTTCAGGAATTTCTTACGGCCGTCCAACAAGGTAACCAGGCGAAACTAGCGGCTATTATTCACCCCAATATTCAGTGGAACCAGCCAGGTACTAACCGCTTTTCGGGTACAAAAAAATCAAGTGCTGAAGTCTTTCAGATGGTCGGAGGTATGTTTCAGGCAACGGATAATAGCCTGGCACTAACGGATATAAAAACGTTGACTGCAAATGGTAATAGTGTGGCCTGTCTGATTCACTGGAAAGCCGTTCAGCCCAATGGCGGTGTTCTGGATGTAGATAATATCGACGTGTACACCGTTGAAAACGGAAAAATCGTTCAGGCTACCGTGTACTCAGCCGACATTGCCCAGGAAGATAATTTCTGGCTCAAGTAA
- a CDS encoding aminotransferase class V-fold PLP-dependent enzyme, with protein sequence MPTLSKRQFLKSLAGATTILAGEWAALGETLASSAHVAPETLAIDDSFWATIRAAYPVTKEFIQLENGYYSLAAQPVLDSYLKHIQQINSVSSYYMRTRQFDDKRASQTQLANLLGCSPDELIITRNTTESLDTVIAGLTWKAGDEVVMAQQDYGAMLDMFKLQARRHGIVNRMILVPAHPKSDDEIVSAYEKAITPKTRLLMVCHMVNITGHILPIRKITEMAHRHGVEVMVDGAHAFAQLSFKIGDLGGCDYYASSLHKWLGTPLGAGMLYVRKEKIKGIWPLFADSNFADDDIRKLNHTGTHPVATDLAIQDAIQFHQSIGIERKEARLRYLQRYWTDQIRHHPGIVLNTPEDPARSCAIANVGLEKIAPADLAKTLFSKYKIFTVAIDSPAASVRGIRVTPHVYTTTAELDTFVKALKELAA encoded by the coding sequence ATGCCTACTCTCTCCAAGCGTCAGTTTCTAAAATCCCTTGCCGGGGCTACAACCATACTAGCTGGCGAATGGGCAGCACTAGGCGAAACCTTGGCAAGCTCAGCTCACGTAGCTCCGGAAACACTGGCAATAGATGACAGTTTCTGGGCAACGATTCGAGCGGCTTATCCCGTTACGAAGGAGTTCATTCAGCTCGAAAACGGATACTATTCGCTGGCGGCTCAGCCCGTTCTCGACAGTTATCTAAAACATATTCAGCAGATTAATTCGGTTTCATCATATTATATGCGGACGCGCCAGTTCGACGATAAACGGGCGTCGCAAACGCAACTGGCCAATTTGTTAGGCTGCTCCCCTGACGAGTTGATTATTACGCGCAATACAACCGAATCGCTGGATACGGTGATTGCCGGATTGACCTGGAAAGCGGGTGACGAAGTGGTCATGGCCCAGCAGGATTATGGCGCAATGCTCGATATGTTCAAGCTTCAGGCACGTCGGCATGGCATCGTTAACCGGATGATCTTGGTTCCGGCCCACCCAAAATCGGATGACGAGATCGTCAGCGCCTACGAAAAAGCCATCACGCCCAAAACCCGGTTGTTGATGGTTTGCCATATGGTGAACATTACCGGACATATTCTGCCCATTCGAAAAATTACGGAAATGGCCCATCGACATGGTGTAGAGGTGATGGTCGATGGAGCCCATGCGTTCGCGCAATTGAGCTTTAAAATCGGCGATCTGGGCGGTTGCGACTATTATGCCAGTAGCCTGCATAAATGGCTGGGCACTCCACTCGGCGCCGGGATGCTGTACGTCCGTAAAGAAAAAATCAAAGGCATCTGGCCGCTCTTTGCCGATAGCAATTTTGCCGACGACGACATTCGAAAACTGAATCATACCGGAACCCACCCAGTAGCTACCGATCTAGCCATTCAGGACGCCATTCAGTTTCACCAAAGCATTGGTATTGAGCGGAAAGAAGCCCGGTTACGTTACCTGCAACGCTACTGGACCGATCAGATTCGCCATCATCCGGGAATTGTTTTGAACACCCCCGAAGACCCAGCCCGCTCCTGTGCCATTGCCAACGTCGGCCTGGAAAAAATTGCTCCTGCTGATCTGGCTAAAACCCTGTTCAGTAAATACAAAATTTTCACGGTTGCCATCGATAGTCCGGCAGCCAGCGTGCGCGGCATTCGGGTGACTCCCCATGTTTATACCACCACTGCCGAGTTGGATACCTTTGTAAAAGCTCTGAAAGAACTGGCGGCCTAA